From Proteiniborus sp. MB09-C3, the proteins below share one genomic window:
- a CDS encoding NUDIX pyrophosphatase, which translates to MMPRAKFQILVIPYVIQDEQIKYCMFLRADMDVWQFIAGGGEDDETPIEAAKREANEEANIAYTTSYYMLDTCCSIPVECFSENDRQRWGEKCFVIPEYSFAVNVNGADLKLSHEHIKHEWLDYESSRKLLKYDSNKTALGELNTRIKKGLLGEKK; encoded by the coding sequence ATGATGCCAAGGGCAAAGTTTCAAATATTAGTAATACCATATGTTATACAAGATGAGCAAATTAAATATTGTATGTTTTTGAGGGCGGATATGGATGTTTGGCAATTTATTGCAGGTGGTGGAGAAGATGATGAAACTCCCATAGAAGCTGCGAAAAGAGAAGCTAATGAAGAGGCAAATATTGCGTATACAACTTCATATTATATGCTGGATACTTGTTGTAGTATTCCTGTTGAATGTTTCAGTGAAAATGATAGACAGCGATGGGGAGAGAAGTGTTTTGTTATTCCAGAATATTCTTTTGCAGTGAATGTAAATGGAGCAGACTTAAAATTATCACATGAACATATCAAACATGAATGGCTTGATTATGAATCATCAAGAAAATTGTTGAAATACGATAGTAATAAAACTGCCCTTGGTGAATTGAATACCAGAATTAAAAAAGGATTACTTGGTGAAAAGAAATAG